A portion of the Camelus ferus isolate YT-003-E chromosome 16, BCGSAC_Cfer_1.0, whole genome shotgun sequence genome contains these proteins:
- the CCDC43 gene encoding coiled-coil domain-containing protein 43 isoform X1, whose amino-acid sequence MAAPSEEAAAAAGENDGVGSGFGSWLDGRLEALGVDRAVYGTYILGVLQEEEEEEKLDALQGILSAFLEEDSLLNICKEIVERWSETQSVVTKVKKEDEVQAIATLIEKQAQIVVKPRMVSEEEKQRKAALLAQYADVTDEEDEADEKDDSGATTMNVGSDKSLFRNTNVEDVLNARKLERDSLRDESQRKKEQDKLQRERDKLAKQERKEKEKKRTQRGERKR is encoded by the exons ATGGCGGCGCCCAGCGAAGAGGCCGCGGCTGCCGCCGGCGAAAACGATGGAGTGGGCAGCGGCTTTGGATCGTGGCTAGACGGACGGTTGGAGGCGCTGGGAGTGGACCGAGCCGTTTACGGCACCTACATCCTGGGTgtcctgcaggaggaggaggaagaagagaagctgGACGCGTTGCAGGGTATCCTCTCTGCTTTCCTG GAAGAAGATTCCCTCCTTAACATCTGCAAGGAGATTGTGGAACGATGGTCGGAAACTCAGAGTGTTGTCaccaaagtgaaaaaagaag aTGAGGTCCAGGCCATTGCCACCCTCATTGAGAAGCAGGCGCAGATTGTGGTGAAGCCCAGGATGGTGTCAgaagaggagaagcagaggaaagcTGCCCTCCTGGCCCAGTATGCTGACGTGACAGACGAAGAGGA TGAAGCAGATGAGAAGGATGATTCAGGTGCCACCACGATGAACGTTGGTTCTGACAAAT CTCTGTTCCGAAACACCAATGTGGAAGATGTCCTCAATGCCCGAAAACTGGAGCGAGACTCGCTTCGGGATGAGTCccaaaggaagaaggaacaagacaagctgcagagggagagggacaaaCTAGCCAAGCAGGAGCgcaaggaaaaggagaagaaaaggacacaaagagGGGAGCGAAAGCGATAA
- the CCDC43 gene encoding coiled-coil domain-containing protein 43 isoform X2 codes for MAAPSEEAAAAAGENDGVGSGFGSWLDGRLEALGVDRAVYGTYILGVLQEEEEEEKLDALQGILSAFLEEDSLLNICKEIVERWSETQSVVTKVKKEDEVQAIATLIEKQAQIVVKPRMVSEEEKQRKAALLAQYADVTDEEDEADEKDDSGATTMNVGSDKCILLCVHHHVFLHRIFLRLCSETPMWKMSSMPENWSETRFGMSPKGRRNKTSCRGRGTN; via the exons ATGGCGGCGCCCAGCGAAGAGGCCGCGGCTGCCGCCGGCGAAAACGATGGAGTGGGCAGCGGCTTTGGATCGTGGCTAGACGGACGGTTGGAGGCGCTGGGAGTGGACCGAGCCGTTTACGGCACCTACATCCTGGGTgtcctgcaggaggaggaggaagaagagaagctgGACGCGTTGCAGGGTATCCTCTCTGCTTTCCTG GAAGAAGATTCCCTCCTTAACATCTGCAAGGAGATTGTGGAACGATGGTCGGAAACTCAGAGTGTTGTCaccaaagtgaaaaaagaag aTGAGGTCCAGGCCATTGCCACCCTCATTGAGAAGCAGGCGCAGATTGTGGTGAAGCCCAGGATGGTGTCAgaagaggagaagcagaggaaagcTGCCCTCCTGGCCCAGTATGCTGACGTGACAGACGAAGAGGA TGAAGCAGATGAGAAGGATGATTCAGGTGCCACCACGATGAACGTTGGTTCTGACAAATGTATCCTTCTCTGTGTCCATCACCATGTGTTTCTCCATAGAATCTTCTTGAGg CTCTGTTCCGAAACACCAATGTGGAAGATGTCCTCAATGCCCGAAAACTGGAGCGAGACTCGCTTCGGGATGAGTCccaaaggaagaaggaacaagacaagctgcagagggagagggacaaaCTAG
- the CCDC43 gene encoding coiled-coil domain-containing protein 43 isoform X3 produces MAAPSEEAAAAAGENDGVGSGFGSWLDGRLEALGVDRAVYGTYILGVLQEEEEEEKLDALQGILSAFLEEDSLLNICKEIVERWSETQSVVTKVKKEDEVQAIATLIEKQAQIVVKPRMVSEEEKQRKAALLAQYADVTDEEDSVPKHQCGRCPQCPKTGARLASG; encoded by the exons ATGGCGGCGCCCAGCGAAGAGGCCGCGGCTGCCGCCGGCGAAAACGATGGAGTGGGCAGCGGCTTTGGATCGTGGCTAGACGGACGGTTGGAGGCGCTGGGAGTGGACCGAGCCGTTTACGGCACCTACATCCTGGGTgtcctgcaggaggaggaggaagaagagaagctgGACGCGTTGCAGGGTATCCTCTCTGCTTTCCTG GAAGAAGATTCCCTCCTTAACATCTGCAAGGAGATTGTGGAACGATGGTCGGAAACTCAGAGTGTTGTCaccaaagtgaaaaaagaag aTGAGGTCCAGGCCATTGCCACCCTCATTGAGAAGCAGGCGCAGATTGTGGTGAAGCCCAGGATGGTGTCAgaagaggagaagcagaggaaagcTGCCCTCCTGGCCCAGTATGCTGACGTGACAGACGAAGAGGA CTCTGTTCCGAAACACCAATGTGGAAGATGTCCTCAATGCCCGAAAACTGGAGCGAGACTCGCTTCGGGATGA